A region of Ictalurus furcatus strain D&B chromosome 1, Billie_1.0, whole genome shotgun sequence DNA encodes the following proteins:
- the LOC128612188 gene encoding cornifelin, which produces MSNPVITHQPGAATYGTNVQTGDWSTGLCSCCSDLLVCAVGCICPIALSCYTANKYGENACLACVPGGMAAMRTHMRLTYGIQGTICNDALMTCCCGIFETCRMAREIRIRNGEA; this is translated from the exons ATGTCAAACCCAGTCATTACTCATCAGCCGGGTGCAGCCACCTATGGCACCAACGTACAGACAGGAGACTGGAGCACTGGCCTCTGCTCCTGCTGCAGTGACCTCCTCGTCT GTGCCGTTGGTTGCATCTGTCCAATTGCACTGAGCTGCTACACAGCAAATAAGTATGGTGAAAACGCATGCCTTGCATGTGTTCCTGGAGGCATGGCCGCTATGAGGACACACATGAGACTGACCTACGGCATTCAA GGTACAATATGCAATGATGCCCTAATGACCTGCTGCTGTGGAATATTTGAGACATGTCGAATGGCCAGAGAAATTCGTATTAGAAATGGAGAGGCCTAA
- the oscp1b gene encoding protein OSCP1 isoform X2 encodes MSTRTLPLVFINLGGEMLYILDQRLRAQNIPTDKAKKVMNDIITTMFNKKFLEELFKPQELYSKKALRTVFDRLAHASIMRLNQASMDKLYDLMTMAFKYQVLLCPRPKDILLVTFNHMDAIKEFVRDTPSILSQVGETYRQLIEIYTPLSCGEFQLIRQTLLIFFQDMHIRVSIFLKDKVQNSNGRFVLPTSGPVPYGTHSPGLIRMLSCNGEEVKRLQYRDGGNYTAALREGSFELFGDRVIKLGTNMYSVSRPVETHMSGTSKISSQHTKVNTIPNPLAKEELNLLAKLMGGLEVRKPSNTDSGFRVNLFATDEEEEEALISRPAELSYGVINIQATKDNLANAELAKIMGEFTESDEPVPSSSSKGDDLLAMMDGL; translated from the exons ATGTCGACGCGAACGCTGCCTCTTGTGTTCATTAATCTCGGAGGGGAAATGCTGTACATCTTGGACCAGCGCCTGCGAGCTCAGAATATCCCAACCGACAAAGCTAAGAAAG TGATGAATGACATAATCACCACAATGTTCAACAAGAAATTCTTAGAGGAGCTGTTCAAGCCACAAGAGCTGTACTCCAAGAAGGCTTTGAGGACGGTCTTTGATCGACTTGCCCATGCCTCTATTATGAGACTTAACCAAGCCAGTATGGACAAG CTTTATGACTTGATGACTATGGCATTTAAATATCAAGTCCTTCTATGCCCTCGTCCTAAAGATATTCTTCTTGTGACCTTCAATCACATGGATGCAATAAAGGAATTTGTGCGGGATACCCCCAGCATTCTCAGCCAAGTGGGTGAAACATACAGGCAACTCATAGAG ATATATACTCCTTTATCTTGTGGGGAATTTCAACTAATTAGACAAACATTGCTCATCTTTTTTCAGGATATGCATATACGA GTATCCATATTTCTGAAAGACAAAGTGCAAAACTCCAATGGACGCTTTGTACTTCCTACATCAGGACCTGTTCCATATGGCACACACTCCCCAGGACTTATACG AATGTTAAGCTGTAATGGTGAGGAGGTGAAGAGGTTGCAGTATCGTGATGGGGGAAACTATACAGCTGCTCTCCGTGAGGGTTCTTTTGAGCTGTTTGGTGACCGAGTTATCAAACTAGGCACAAACAT GTACAGTGTAAGTCGCCCAGTGGAGACACACATGTCTGGAACGTCCAAAATTTCTTCACAACATACAAAG GTCAACACAATACCAAACCCACTGGCAAAAGAAGAGCTGAATCTACTTGCTAAGCTGATGGGAGGTTTGGAGGTTCGAAAACCAAGCAACACTGACTCTGGTTTCCGTGTCAACCTCTTTGCtacagatgaggaggaaga GGAAGCTTTGATCTCAAGACCAGCAGAGCTCTCTTATGGAGTTATAAATATCCAAGCAACCAAG GACAATCTGGCCAATGCAGAATTGGCAAAGATCATGGGGGAGTTCACTGAGTCAGACGAGCCAGTTCCAAGCTCCAGCAGCAAAGGTGATGACCTTTTGGCTATGATGGATGGCCTCTGA
- the mrps15 gene encoding 28S ribosomal protein S15, mitochondrial: MLLKHSLKSTATAVRAWSVPLAARLHGHCSSRGQRYVNVPWLATPSVKNNEALTSQPVRQYARAVQKKPEFQSQLQDLPSSMLKLEYASVPLAHMVDDVVKKLLSLELANHSERLRLKEEQLIAKVQRHENDRNSTEVKVAILTARIRNFQEHLQKHPKDKANKRWMLMSIDRRKKLLKYLRRSRYDAFEKVCAELGITYVFPPEYYRRATRRWLAKKALCIKVFKEVQKQKAEKRNKALAQKSARNTSSNPTETLGTPV; encoded by the exons ATGTTATTAAAACACAGCCTGAAATCGACAGCGACGGCTGTACGAGCCTGGAGTGTCCCGTTAGCGGCGCGGCTACACGGTCACTGCAGCTCCAGGGGACAGCGCTATGTTAACGTGCCCTGGCTGGCGACTCCATCAGTTAAAA aTAATGAAGCCCTCACAAGCCAGCCAGTGAGACAGTATGCCCGAGCTGTACAAAAAAAGCCAG AATTTCAGAGTCAGCTACAAGACCTGCCATCGTCAATGCTGAAACTTGAATATGCTTCTGTTCCACTGGCTCACAT GGTTGATGATGTGGTGAAGAAGCTTCTCTCACTGGAGCTTGCAAATCAT AGTGAAAGACTGCGCCTGAAAGAGGAACAGCTGATTGCAAAGGTCCAGAGGCATGAAAATGATCGAAACTCAACAGAGGTCAAGG TGGCCATTTTGACAGCACGAATACGCAACTTTCAGGAGCATTTGCAGAAGCATCCTAAG GACAAAGCTAACAAAAGGTGGATGCTGATGAGCATTGACCGCAGGAAGAAATTGCTCAAATACCTGAGGAGGTCACGATACGATGCCTTTGAGAAGGTCTGTGCAGAGCTAGGGATCACATACGTCTTCCCTCCAGAGTACTACAGACGGGCAACCCGTCGCTGGCTTGCAAAAAAGGCCCTCTGCATCAAG GTCTTCAAAGAGGTCCAGAAGCAAAAGGCagagaagagaaataaagctcTTGCTCAGAAGTCAGCTAGGAACACAAGCTCTAACCCTACAGAAACCCTGGGGACTCCAGTATAA
- the oscp1b gene encoding protein OSCP1 isoform X1: MSTRTLPLVFINLGGEMLYILDQRLRAQNIPTDKAKKATVAGWIEEDRKRVMNDIITTMFNKKFLEELFKPQELYSKKALRTVFDRLAHASIMRLNQASMDKLYDLMTMAFKYQVLLCPRPKDILLVTFNHMDAIKEFVRDTPSILSQVGETYRQLIEIYTPLSCGEFQLIRQTLLIFFQDMHIRVSIFLKDKVQNSNGRFVLPTSGPVPYGTHSPGLIRMLSCNGEEVKRLQYRDGGNYTAALREGSFELFGDRVIKLGTNMYSVSRPVETHMSGTSKISSQHTKVNTIPNPLAKEELNLLAKLMGGLEVRKPSNTDSGFRVNLFATDEEEEEALISRPAELSYGVINIQATKDNLANAELAKIMGEFTESDEPVPSSSSKGDDLLAMMDGL, translated from the exons ATGTCGACGCGAACGCTGCCTCTTGTGTTCATTAATCTCGGAGGGGAAATGCTGTACATCTTGGACCAGCGCCTGCGAGCTCAGAATATCCCAACCGACAAAGCTAAGAAAG CCACTGTAGCAGGATGGATAGAGGAGGACAGAAAAAGAG TGATGAATGACATAATCACCACAATGTTCAACAAGAAATTCTTAGAGGAGCTGTTCAAGCCACAAGAGCTGTACTCCAAGAAGGCTTTGAGGACGGTCTTTGATCGACTTGCCCATGCCTCTATTATGAGACTTAACCAAGCCAGTATGGACAAG CTTTATGACTTGATGACTATGGCATTTAAATATCAAGTCCTTCTATGCCCTCGTCCTAAAGATATTCTTCTTGTGACCTTCAATCACATGGATGCAATAAAGGAATTTGTGCGGGATACCCCCAGCATTCTCAGCCAAGTGGGTGAAACATACAGGCAACTCATAGAG ATATATACTCCTTTATCTTGTGGGGAATTTCAACTAATTAGACAAACATTGCTCATCTTTTTTCAGGATATGCATATACGA GTATCCATATTTCTGAAAGACAAAGTGCAAAACTCCAATGGACGCTTTGTACTTCCTACATCAGGACCTGTTCCATATGGCACACACTCCCCAGGACTTATACG AATGTTAAGCTGTAATGGTGAGGAGGTGAAGAGGTTGCAGTATCGTGATGGGGGAAACTATACAGCTGCTCTCCGTGAGGGTTCTTTTGAGCTGTTTGGTGACCGAGTTATCAAACTAGGCACAAACAT GTACAGTGTAAGTCGCCCAGTGGAGACACACATGTCTGGAACGTCCAAAATTTCTTCACAACATACAAAG GTCAACACAATACCAAACCCACTGGCAAAAGAAGAGCTGAATCTACTTGCTAAGCTGATGGGAGGTTTGGAGGTTCGAAAACCAAGCAACACTGACTCTGGTTTCCGTGTCAACCTCTTTGCtacagatgaggaggaaga GGAAGCTTTGATCTCAAGACCAGCAGAGCTCTCTTATGGAGTTATAAATATCCAAGCAACCAAG GACAATCTGGCCAATGCAGAATTGGCAAAGATCATGGGGGAGTTCACTGAGTCAGACGAGCCAGTTCCAAGCTCCAGCAGCAAAGGTGATGACCTTTTGGCTATGATGGATGGCCTCTGA